In Ignavibacteriales bacterium, a single window of DNA contains:
- a CDS encoding PAS domain S-box protein, protein MKSKNDENRNHLLSLIFDSISDLISIIDINGKRISVNRSLQLLLGKEKMIDGSSFLTEVHPDDKNTVEKAFKNILKTKKQIHVTYRIILSKNNIRNLDTILTPVNSRDGELEKIISISRDVTEKYESDNQIRLLAHAVSCTKDSFILTDLKNNLLFVNPATSKMYGYTDDELIGKNIDLIISPKNRSSITDEIDRSTFNGGWNGELIHRRKDGTELPVEMWTSVVPDDKGNVVAIEWISRDITKRSDVQEQLRETAARLQLMMDNLNILAFELDSEGKFILSRGRGLNQINLRPDELLGKSAYELYQNNIELKTMLDKALAGENVQVDLELGGYIWNTNLLPLKDKNEKVIKIFGTAIDVTARKTAEDALRSESELLHSLMDTIPDTIYFKDTESRFTRINKAQAEVLGLVNVEDAIGKTDADYFIEEHAAITRKDEISVIRDGKKTLGKLEKIILKSGKLHWFTTSKVPLRDKTGKIIGLVGSSRDITNLKQAEDIELALYRIAEEAHSSRDLNNLFSTVHAIIGDLMYANNFFIALYDAEHDKLSFPYWVDEIDTPPNEGTAGRGLTAYVLRHGKSLLCDQKLSDELESQGEAELVGVPSPIWLGVPLIVEGKTIGAMVVQHYSDPTVYTERELHILEFVSSQVAKSIERKQAQTALKESEDRYRAFVTQSTEGIWRYESTEPISIKLTPSEQVNLFLKTAFIAECNDAMAQMYGFLKSEEFIGTKLSNMLDPTDTRNTDMLKLFIECGYRLTGAESREIDKFGNAKIFLNNFVGVVENGLFKGVWGTQTDISERRHAEELIIHSEEKYRTLFEESQDAILLTTPDGTLLDINQAGIDLFGYSSRDEMLKLKDADILYFNPDDRDLFIGRLEQYKFVKDLEVTIRRKDGEKRFVLENASAVFNNEGNVTAYRSFLRDITERKYLEDQLRQAQKMESIGTLAGGIAHDFNNILGIILGYTSLLQKGTTDQQRVSQNLETIKRAVQRGADLVRQLLTFAHKGEPELSSVNINDIVTELVKILNQTFPKTIRIESKLYHQPPFVIADSSQLHLALLNLCVNARDAMLENERGIGDEGVLILRTDVVALENIIQKYPKAKAKHYISISVTDNGIGMDDETRNRIFEPFFTTKELGKGTGLGLAVVYGVINSHQGIVEVESTKGVGTTFTLYIPAVESEINDNNQPTSEEPITPMGNETILIVEDEEMLAILLSSIISDQGYNVLIAKDGQEGIQIYKDNLGKIDLVVSDMGLPKLGGYEMFMKMKEVDENVTAILASGYFDLNLKKELLSAGAKDFIQKPYVPELILERIREVLDEKKKKN, encoded by the coding sequence GTGAAATCAAAAAACGATGAAAATAGAAACCATCTTTTAAGTTTAATTTTTGATTCAATCAGTGATTTAATTTCAATTATCGATATTAATGGAAAAAGAATTTCGGTAAACCGTTCGCTTCAGCTTCTGCTTGGCAAAGAGAAGATGATTGATGGAAGTTCATTCTTAACGGAAGTGCATCCGGATGATAAGAATACGGTTGAAAAAGCGTTTAAAAATATCTTAAAAACAAAAAAACAAATTCATGTTACATATCGGATTATACTTTCGAAAAATAATATCCGTAATCTTGATACGATATTAACACCGGTAAATTCGAGGGATGGTGAACTTGAAAAAATTATTTCCATATCAAGGGATGTCACCGAGAAATATGAATCGGATAATCAAATACGACTTCTTGCACACGCAGTCAGTTGTACGAAAGATTCATTTATCCTGACCGATTTAAAAAATAATCTCCTCTTCGTTAATCCGGCAACATCCAAGATGTATGGTTACACCGATGATGAATTGATAGGGAAGAATATCGATCTTATAATATCACCCAAGAACCGCAGTAGTATTACAGATGAGATAGATCGATCCACATTCAACGGTGGATGGAATGGAGAATTGATTCATCGACGAAAAGACGGAACCGAACTTCCGGTTGAAATGTGGACTTCGGTGGTTCCGGACGATAAGGGAAATGTTGTAGCAATCGAATGGATATCGCGTGACATAACCAAACGAAGTGATGTACAGGAGCAACTAAGAGAAACAGCGGCGCGATTGCAATTGATGATGGATAATTTGAATATTCTTGCATTCGAATTGGATTCTGAAGGCAAGTTTATACTCTCACGGGGAAGAGGCTTAAATCAAATCAATCTCCGACCGGATGAACTTCTCGGGAAATCAGCTTATGAGCTGTATCAGAATAACATTGAGTTGAAAACTATGCTTGATAAAGCTCTCGCCGGCGAGAATGTACAAGTTGATCTTGAGTTAGGAGGATACATTTGGAATACGAACTTATTGCCTCTGAAAGATAAGAATGAAAAAGTTATTAAGATATTCGGAACTGCGATCGATGTTACCGCCCGGAAGACCGCCGAGGATGCCCTGCGGAGCGAATCGGAACTATTACACTCATTGATGGATACAATACCTGATACCATTTATTTTAAGGATACTGAATCCCGGTTCACTAGGATTAATAAAGCCCAAGCAGAAGTACTCGGATTAGTCAACGTTGAAGATGCGATTGGAAAAACCGATGCGGATTATTTCATCGAGGAGCACGCTGCGATTACAAGGAAGGATGAAATATCGGTAATAAGAGATGGAAAAAAGACATTAGGCAAACTTGAAAAAATTATTTTAAAATCCGGCAAACTTCATTGGTTTACAACATCGAAAGTGCCTTTACGCGATAAAACAGGGAAAATCATCGGGCTCGTTGGAAGTTCTCGTGATATAACGAACCTTAAACAAGCGGAAGATATCGAACTTGCTTTATACAGAATAGCGGAAGAAGCGCATTCATCACGTGATCTCAACAATTTATTTTCAACAGTTCACGCCATTATCGGTGATTTGATGTACGCGAATAATTTTTTCATTGCCTTGTATGATGCTGAACATGATAAACTCAGCTTTCCTTACTGGGTAGATGAAATAGATACACCACCGAATGAAGGTACTGCCGGCAGAGGATTGACCGCATATGTATTGCGTCATGGTAAATCGCTTCTCTGCGATCAAAAGTTATCCGATGAATTGGAAAGTCAAGGCGAAGCGGAACTTGTAGGAGTTCCCTCCCCAATTTGGCTCGGTGTGCCGCTGATAGTCGAGGGTAAAACGATTGGAGCCATGGTTGTTCAGCATTATTCCGATCCTACTGTGTACACAGAGCGAGAATTACACATACTCGAATTTGTATCAAGTCAGGTTGCAAAATCAATCGAACGTAAGCAGGCACAAACCGCTCTAAAAGAGAGCGAAGATCGGTATCGTGCGTTCGTAACTCAAAGCACTGAAGGAATCTGGAGATACGAATCGACCGAGCCGATAAGTATAAAACTTACGCCTAGTGAGCAGGTAAATTTATTTTTGAAAACTGCCTTTATAGCCGAGTGTAACGACGCGATGGCTCAGATGTACGGTTTTTTGAAATCTGAAGAATTTATTGGAACAAAATTAAGCAATATGCTAGATCCGACTGATACTAGAAATACCGACATGCTGAAGTTATTTATCGAATGCGGATATCGGTTGACCGGTGCCGAGTCGAGAGAAATCGATAAATTTGGCAACGCGAAAATATTCTTGAATAATTTCGTCGGAGTTGTTGAAAACGGATTATTTAAAGGTGTATGGGGCACGCAAACTGATATTTCGGAACGACGACATGCCGAAGAACTTATAATCCACTCAGAAGAAAAATACCGTACTTTGTTTGAAGAATCCCAAGATGCGATATTGCTGACAACTCCTGATGGGACATTGCTCGATATTAATCAGGCTGGTATTGATTTATTCGGCTATTCTTCGCGTGACGAGATGCTTAAGTTAAAAGATGCAGATATACTTTATTTTAATCCGGATGACCGTGATTTATTCATCGGGCGTTTGGAACAGTATAAATTTGTGAAAGATTTGGAAGTCACAATCCGGCGGAAAGACGGAGAGAAAAGATTCGTTCTTGAAAATGCTTCCGCTGTTTTCAATAATGAAGGAAATGTAACTGCCTACCGATCATTCCTCCGAGATATAACCGAGAGAAAATATCTTGAAGATCAACTACGGCAAGCACAAAAAATGGAAAGTATCGGGACGTTAGCGGGTGGAATCGCCCATGATTTTAATAATATTCTTGGGATTATTCTCGGATATACATCGCTTCTTCAAAAAGGGACAACTGATCAGCAGCGTGTTTCGCAGAATCTCGAGACAATTAAACGAGCGGTTCAGCGCGGTGCCGATCTTGTTCGCCAATTGTTAACATTCGCTCACAAAGGAGAACCCGAATTATCTTCGGTTAATATAAACGATATCGTAACCGAACTTGTTAAGATATTGAATCAAACATTTCCCAAGACGATAAGAATTGAAAGCAAATTATATCATCAACCTCCGTTTGTAATCGCAGATTCGAGTCAACTGCATTTAGCATTACTCAATCTGTGCGTCAATGCCCGCGATGCGATGTTAGAGAACGAGCGAGGAATCGGCGATGAAGGCGTATTGATTCTTCGTACCGACGTTGTTGCTCTGGAAAATATTATTCAGAAATATCCGAAAGCCAAAGCGAAACATTATATAAGTATCAGCGTGACGGATAATGGAATTGGAATGGATGATGAAACACGAAATAGAATTTTTGAACCATTCTTCACGACTAAAGAACTTGGAAAAGGAACCGGACTTGGTTTGGCAGTAGTATATGGCGTAATCAATAGCCACCAGGGAATTGTTGAGGTGGAAAGTACTAAAGGTGTTGGTACTACATTTACGTTATATATTCCGGCAGTCGAATCTGAAATCAACGACAACAATCAGCCAACATCCGAAGAACCAATTACACCTATGGGTAACGAAACAATATTAATAGTTGAAGACGAAGAAATGTTAGCGATTCTTTTATCATCGATTATATCAGACCAGGGATATAACGTCCTGATCGCTAAAGATGGGCAAGAGGGGATACAAATTTATAAGGATAATTTGGGAAAAATAGACCTGGTTGTTTCGGATATGGGACTGCCGAAGCTGGGGGGATACGAGATGTTTATGAAAATGAAAGAAGTTGATGAGAATGTTACCGCGATCCTCGCGAGCGGTTACTTCGACTTGAACTTGAAGAAAGAATTATTATCCGCCGGCGCAAAAGATTTCATACAGAAACCGTATGTGCCTGAATTAATTCTCGAACGCATCAGAGAAGTGTTGGATGAAAAAAAGAAAAAAAATTAA
- a CDS encoding RNA methyltransferase, protein MRKLDHKEISKKRYTIAELQNSERFPIYGLLDNIRSLYNVGSMFRSADGARCAKLFLTGYTPSPPRKEIDKTALGATESVPWEYFQSPLEAVNIIKEMGIKICVLEHTTHSRPYYKLDGSEFPLCIVVGNEITGISREIIENADMAIEIPMYGMKQSLNAAVAFGITIFGCVSVLKSNP, encoded by the coding sequence ATGAGAAAATTAGACCACAAGGAAATTTCAAAAAAGAGATACACTATTGCGGAATTGCAAAACTCAGAAAGGTTTCCGATTTATGGACTGCTTGATAACATCAGAAGTTTATATAACGTCGGTTCCATGTTTCGATCTGCTGATGGTGCCCGCTGCGCAAAATTATTTTTAACCGGATACACACCATCGCCACCGCGGAAGGAAATTGATAAAACTGCACTCGGGGCAACCGAATCGGTTCCTTGGGAATATTTCCAATCACCATTGGAGGCAGTTAACATTATTAAAGAGATGGGAATAAAAATTTGTGTACTAGAACATACTACACACAGCCGTCCTTATTATAAGTTGGATGGTTCAGAGTTTCCGCTCTGCATTGTGGTCGGTAATGAGATAACGGGCATTTCCCGCGAGATCATCGAGAACGCCGATATGGCAATAGAAATTCCGATGTACGGCATGAAACAATCGTTGAACGCTGCAGTGGCGTTTGGTATTACAATTTTCGGTTGTGTATCGGTATTAAAATCTAATCCTTAA